Proteins encoded together in one Candidatus Neomarinimicrobiota bacterium window:
- the mazG gene encoding nucleoside triphosphate pyrophosphohydrolase, which translates to MKEFSELVEIIKKLRSPEGCPWDREQTPDSLIPFMIEEVYEVIDALDHRNDRDLVKELGDVMLHVVFQAVLAEEDNRFTVRDVLRHINHKMISRHPHVFSNRIFDSEEEIHSYWEKKKKTEGRKRLLDGIPNELPSLHKAYRVQSKASMVGFDWDKVHDVWEKIREEVQELEEASLDKNPESMEMEFGDLLFSLVNIGRFLGINADEALRKSTDKFIRRFHRVEAMAEENNTDLRSLSLDELETLWQKAKKEGEKE; encoded by the coding sequence ATGAAAGAATTTAGTGAGCTGGTGGAAATTATCAAGAAATTACGTTCACCGGAGGGGTGCCCCTGGGATCGTGAACAGACTCCGGATAGCCTCATCCCCTTTATGATTGAAGAGGTTTACGAAGTCATAGATGCCCTGGACCACCGAAATGACCGGGATTTGGTCAAAGAGCTGGGTGATGTTATGCTTCATGTGGTTTTCCAGGCGGTTTTGGCAGAAGAAGATAATCGCTTTACCGTCCGGGATGTTTTGCGTCATATTAACCATAAAATGATCAGTCGTCATCCACATGTCTTCTCGAACCGGATTTTTGATTCGGAAGAAGAAATCCACAGTTACTGGGAAAAAAAGAAAAAAACAGAGGGACGGAAAAGGTTGTTGGATGGGATACCCAACGAACTGCCCTCATTACATAAAGCCTATCGGGTGCAGTCTAAGGCCTCTATGGTGGGCTTCGATTGGGATAAAGTCCATGATGTGTGGGAAAAAATCCGTGAGGAAGTTCAAGAACTGGAGGAGGCTTCTCTGGACAAAAACCCGGAATCCATGGAAATGGAATTCGGGGATCTTCTTTTTTCTCTTGTCAATATCGGGCGTTTTCTGGGTATTAATGCCGATGAAGCCCTGAGGAAATCAACCGATAAATTTATTCGTCGTTTTCACCGTGTTGAAGCAATGGCTGAAGAAAATAATACAGACTTACGCTCTCTTTCTCTGGATGAATTGGAAACCTTGTGGCAGAAGGCGAAAAAAGAGGGAGAGAAAGAATGA
- a CDS encoding HDIG domain-containing protein, with protein sequence MTANKLKKKPANWELILKIGLMFLVVVIATVLIPRERSHIYKYQIGEITRSTIIAPYDFDILKPEDVIEAEKQEALKRVPFVFNHDPDAEIRSTQDIDQFFRMTSALKQRYLSLKKSREDRNLYRYNVERFEEQNKRVRSDSTAFYQLISQFKQDYNIDMESDFYRGLYDPDKNPLPDLDHLKTQFLQEITQYISNGIVDILLDDILSSQIAISRAGEEIYRSTDEIYDRDKAINTLSQSLKINGNQLSFEKKQMLFQLSRIFIRPNLIYDKERTVRRQQEAISRIPIVDGKVLKNEKIVDANTRVTPQIYRKLYSLNVAESRRNQNAFGRAYFMGFFGDLLIMGLLYTIFVLFIYHFRKEIYSERKNIFLIVINQLIVIGLGFLISSLNHAAFMAVPVTLLAMIVAIFYDERAAIFSTIPIILMLSYIFGNPFHFTVVHMLPALISTISIKKLRSRDQIFQPLVWIFLSYIVGIIALELVSFSSFAELTRGILFAFINTVGSVLAAYGLVSVFERMLNITTDMTLLELTDLNKPLLKELAMKAPGTFNHSVMVGTIVDTAAEAIGANNLLARVGAYYHDIGKIAKSNYFAENQRDENRLEKLKPHMAAKVVINHVRTGIELAEQYNLPNIVMDFIPMHHGTQIVKFFYDRAIDQAEDPADVKDSDFRYPGPKPNTKETALVMIAEACEAAIKALNKPTDADIENRVNMIIKSRMDEGQLSDCPLTFHDITIIRESLIRQFISMYHHRPEYPGQQKSETVR encoded by the coding sequence ATGACAGCAAATAAATTAAAGAAAAAACCGGCCAACTGGGAACTCATCCTGAAAATCGGGTTGATGTTTCTGGTTGTTGTGATAGCAACCGTTCTGATTCCCCGGGAACGCTCCCATATTTACAAGTATCAGATAGGTGAAATCACCCGGTCTACCATTATTGCCCCATATGATTTTGATATCCTGAAACCTGAAGACGTCATTGAAGCTGAAAAACAGGAAGCCCTGAAGCGGGTTCCCTTTGTCTTTAACCACGATCCGGATGCGGAAATCAGAAGTACACAGGATATTGATCAGTTTTTCCGGATGACTTCCGCCCTCAAACAACGGTACCTGTCCCTAAAAAAATCACGGGAAGACCGGAATCTGTACCGGTATAATGTGGAGCGCTTCGAAGAACAAAATAAACGGGTTCGATCGGACAGTACGGCTTTTTATCAGTTGATCAGCCAATTCAAACAAGATTACAATATCGATATGGAAAGCGATTTTTACCGTGGATTGTATGATCCTGACAAAAATCCGCTTCCCGATCTGGATCACCTGAAAACACAGTTCCTTCAGGAAATAACCCAATATATAAGTAATGGAATCGTTGATATTCTCCTGGATGACATTCTTTCCAGTCAAATTGCCATATCCCGGGCAGGTGAAGAAATTTACCGGTCCACTGATGAAATATATGACAGAGACAAGGCTATTAATACTCTTTCCCAAAGCCTGAAAATAAACGGTAACCAACTGAGCTTTGAAAAGAAACAGATGCTGTTTCAACTCTCCAGGATTTTTATCCGGCCGAATCTCATTTATGATAAGGAGCGGACAGTCCGCCGCCAGCAGGAGGCCATCAGCAGAATTCCCATTGTTGATGGGAAGGTGTTGAAAAATGAAAAAATTGTGGATGCCAATACACGGGTAACACCCCAAATATACCGAAAACTCTATTCCCTGAATGTTGCCGAATCCAGAAGAAATCAAAATGCCTTTGGACGTGCCTATTTCATGGGTTTCTTTGGTGATCTGCTGATTATGGGACTGCTTTACACGATTTTTGTCCTTTTTATTTATCATTTTCGGAAGGAAATTTATTCAGAGCGAAAAAATATCTTTCTTATTGTGATCAATCAGCTTATTGTGATTGGTCTGGGTTTTCTCATATCGTCTCTGAATCATGCCGCCTTTATGGCCGTTCCCGTAACCCTTTTGGCTATGATTGTTGCAATTTTTTATGACGAGAGAGCTGCGATTTTTTCAACAATCCCCATTATCCTTATGCTTTCCTATATCTTTGGAAATCCCTTTCATTTCACCGTAGTCCACATGCTCCCTGCACTAATTTCTACTATTTCTATTAAAAAATTGAGAAGCAGGGATCAGATTTTCCAACCCTTAGTCTGGATATTCCTTTCTTACATTGTAGGAATTATTGCCCTTGAGCTGGTCAGCTTCAGCTCTTTTGCCGAACTGACACGGGGTATACTTTTTGCCTTTATCAATACGGTAGGATCGGTACTGGCTGCATACGGACTGGTGAGTGTTTTTGAACGTATGCTGAATATTACCACAGATATGACCCTTCTGGAATTGACGGATTTGAACAAGCCCTTGTTGAAAGAGCTGGCTATGAAAGCTCCGGGGACCTTCAATCATTCTGTGATGGTAGGAACAATTGTGGATACGGCTGCCGAGGCGATTGGCGCCAATAACCTGCTGGCACGGGTGGGGGCTTATTATCATGACATTGGAAAAATTGCCAAATCCAACTATTTTGCCGAAAACCAGCGGGATGAAAATCGCCTGGAAAAACTCAAACCCCACATGGCGGCAAAAGTGGTGATTAATCACGTCCGAACCGGCATAGAACTGGCAGAACAGTATAATCTGCCTAATATTGTTATGGATTTTATTCCCATGCATCATGGAACCCAGATCGTGAAGTTCTTTTATGACAGGGCGATAGATCAGGCAGAAGATCCGGCGGATGTGAAAGACAGTGATTTTAGATATCCGGGACCTAAACCCAATACCAAGGAAACGGCTCTTGTGATGATAGCCGAAGCCTGCGAAGCGGCTATAAAAGCTCTGAATAAACCAACGGATGCCGATATCGAAAACCGGGTTAACATGATAATCAAATCCCGGATGGATGAAGGGCAGCTATCTGATTGTCCCCTCACATTTCATGATATTACCATTATCCGTGAATCTCTGATCCGGCAGTTTATCAGCATGTACCATCACCGCCCCGAATACCCGGGCCAGCAAAAAAGTGAAACGGTAAGATAA
- a CDS encoding isocitrate/isopropylmalate dehydrogenase family protein: protein MAKYRIGWLPGDGVGNDVMDAARIVLDTLKLDADYIHGDIGWEFWKKEGDPLPQRTLDMLKTTDCALFGAITSKPKEEADDELDPALKGKGYVYFSPIVRLRQTFNLHTNMRPCKAYPGNPLNYRDGIDITIFRENTEGMYGGVEFHPVPREVYDVLDKHHPKMKKFKDAGLENMAISTRIMTRQACRNIVTQAFEYAREFGKKAVTVVDKPNVLRETGGLMIRTAREVAKNYPDIELWETNIDAQCMWLVKNPENYEILVAENMFGDILSDLSAQLVGGLGFASSGNIGDNYAVFEPTHGSAPKYYGQYKVNPMAMLLTTKMMLDWLGEKDMAEGLEKAIAAVIAEGKVKTYDMGGSNTSLEVAREVASKL from the coding sequence ATGGCAAAATACCGTATTGGATGGCTTCCCGGTGACGGAGTGGGTAATGATGTAATGGATGCAGCACGCATTGTGCTGGATACGCTGAAACTGGATGCCGATTATATTCACGGGGATATTGGATGGGAATTCTGGAAAAAAGAGGGAGATCCGCTGCCGCAACGGACCCTTGACATGTTGAAAACCACAGATTGTGCCCTTTTTGGAGCCATTACTTCCAAACCCAAGGAAGAAGCAGATGACGAACTGGACCCTGCCCTGAAAGGCAAAGGCTATGTTTATTTCAGTCCCATTGTGCGCCTGCGTCAAACCTTTAACCTTCATACGAACATGCGACCCTGTAAGGCTTATCCCGGAAATCCCCTGAATTACCGGGATGGCATTGATATCACTATTTTCAGAGAAAATACAGAGGGAATGTACGGAGGGGTGGAGTTCCATCCGGTACCCCGGGAAGTATACGATGTGCTGGATAAACATCATCCTAAAATGAAAAAATTTAAAGATGCCGGTCTGGAAAACATGGCTATATCAACCCGTATCATGACCCGTCAGGCCTGCCGGAATATCGTGACTCAAGCCTTTGAATATGCCCGGGAATTCGGTAAAAAAGCAGTTACGGTGGTGGACAAACCCAATGTACTCAGGGAAACAGGCGGACTCATGATCAGGACAGCCCGGGAGGTGGCAAAAAATTATCCGGATATCGAACTCTGGGAAACCAATATCGACGCCCAATGCATGTGGCTTGTAAAAAACCCGGAAAATTACGAAATCCTTGTGGCTGAAAACATGTTCGGCGATATTCTCAGCGACCTTTCGGCCCAGCTTGTGGGCGGACTCGGATTTGCTTCCAGCGGAAATATTGGAGACAATTACGCTGTTTTCGAACCGACACACGGAAGCGCTCCGAAATATTACGGGCAGTATAAAGTCAACCCCATGGCCATGCTGTTGACAACAAAAATGATGTTGGATTGGCTTGGCGAAAAAGATATGGCTGAAGGCCTGGAAAAGGCCATCGCAGCTGTGATTGCTGAAGGAAAAGTGAAAACCTACGATATGGGAGGCAGTAATACATCACTGGAAGTGGCAAGAGAAGTCGCTTCGAAACTATAA
- a CDS encoding TlpA family protein disulfide reductase — MKKSLFVMSILVMTMMLTGCNKNKENLKDAPDFTLRNGYGETFILSDHKGKMIILNFWATWCPPCQREIPDFIDLYDQYKEDGLMIVGVSVDQTGWEAVDKYIQNMGIQYPVVMFTPEVVRNYDNFQSIPTTFVIDKKGRIVNKVTGYRPRTFWEEEIKKTL, encoded by the coding sequence ATGAAAAAAAGCTTGTTTGTGATGTCTATACTGGTCATGACCATGATGCTGACCGGATGCAATAAGAATAAAGAAAACCTGAAAGATGCACCGGATTTCACACTCCGTAACGGATACGGGGAAACCTTTATTTTGTCCGATCATAAAGGAAAAATGATTATTTTGAACTTCTGGGCCACCTGGTGTCCACCCTGCCAGCGCGAAATTCCCGATTTTATCGATTTGTATGATCAGTATAAAGAGGATGGTCTTATGATCGTGGGAGTTTCAGTTGACCAGACCGGCTGGGAAGCAGTGGATAAATACATTCAGAACATGGGGATTCAATATCCCGTAGTTATGTTTACACCGGAAGTGGTCAGGAATTACGACAATTTTCAAAGCATTCCCACAACCTTCGTTATCGATAAAAAAGGCAGAATTGTCAACAAAGTAACCGGCTACCGTCCCCGCACCTTCTGGGAGGAAGAAATCAAAAAAACCCTGTAA
- the citF gene encoding citrate lyase subunit alpha encodes MANKADWIKNAAGRWIPPEINGEKIIPFKGIGKHRPSGNRYGPPIRTSLDYPPDGNKQVENLKDALVKSGIRDGMVISTHHHLRNGDLVANQVFKAASELGIKDLVWFPSASFPCHEPIIEYLKDGTIHHIEGSMNGALGRFCSEGKMKGVGVLRSHGGRYQAIQDGEVKIDIAVIAAPTADPFGNANGLYGPSACGGLGYSLADMIYGDRVIVVTDNLVPFPCVPMQITGNYVDFVVVIDKIGIPEQIVSGTTRITRSPDRLLIAEYTAKFCDAAGLIKDGFSFQAGAGGTSLAIGIYFHKILKERGIKARFAVGGSTEYSVKMLEDGVLEYMLDAQTFDLTAVESMRQNPKHQDISIFHCYDFHGKGTYTTMMDVMILGATEVDVNFNGNVVTHSDGILLHGIGGWQNCLNARCTILPVPLFRNRIPIIRDEVTTLCGPGELIDVIVTERGIAINPLRTDLLEIVKNSGLPLKSIEELKAEAEALCGVPEPAEFEDEVVAAVKWVDGTVIDVIKKIRRNP; translated from the coding sequence ATGGCAAATAAAGCGGACTGGATTAAAAATGCCGCCGGGCGATGGATTCCCCCGGAAATTAACGGGGAAAAAATCATCCCGTTCAAAGGAATCGGCAAACACAGACCCTCGGGAAACCGCTACGGACCTCCCATCCGCACATCCCTCGATTACCCGCCGGATGGTAACAAGCAAGTGGAAAATCTAAAGGATGCTTTGGTTAAATCCGGAATCCGGGACGGAATGGTAATTTCCACTCATCATCATTTAAGGAATGGAGATTTGGTGGCAAATCAGGTATTTAAAGCCGCTTCCGAACTGGGCATCAAAGATTTAGTCTGGTTCCCTTCCGCCTCTTTTCCCTGCCACGAGCCCATTATTGAATATCTAAAAGATGGGACCATCCATCACATCGAAGGTAGCATGAACGGAGCCCTGGGGCGTTTCTGCTCCGAGGGAAAAATGAAAGGCGTCGGTGTACTTCGCTCCCACGGAGGCCGGTATCAGGCCATTCAGGACGGCGAAGTGAAAATTGATATCGCTGTAATCGCCGCACCCACAGCCGATCCCTTTGGCAATGCCAACGGACTCTACGGCCCTTCGGCCTGTGGCGGATTGGGATATTCCCTTGCGGACATGATTTACGGAGACAGGGTCATTGTTGTAACCGATAATCTGGTGCCTTTTCCGTGTGTCCCCATGCAAATCACCGGGAATTATGTGGATTTTGTGGTGGTTATAGATAAAATCGGCATCCCGGAACAAATTGTATCAGGAACCACCCGGATCACCCGGAGTCCTGACCGTCTGCTCATCGCCGAATATACCGCCAAATTTTGTGATGCCGCCGGACTGATTAAAGATGGCTTTTCCTTTCAGGCCGGTGCCGGAGGTACATCCCTGGCCATCGGTATCTATTTTCATAAAATACTGAAAGAGCGGGGAATAAAGGCCCGTTTTGCCGTGGGCGGATCAACGGAATATTCGGTAAAAATGCTGGAAGACGGGGTCCTGGAATATATGCTGGATGCCCAGACATTTGATCTGACAGCCGTGGAATCCATGCGGCAAAATCCCAAGCATCAGGACATTTCCATTTTTCATTGCTATGATTTTCACGGCAAAGGGACTTATACAACCATGATGGATGTCATGATCCTGGGGGCAACGGAAGTGGACGTCAATTTCAACGGAAACGTCGTGACCCATTCCGACGGCATTCTGCTACACGGCATCGGTGGCTGGCAAAACTGTCTGAATGCACGGTGTACCATCCTGCCGGTCCCTTTATTCAGAAACCGGATACCCATCATCCGGGATGAGGTCACAACACTTTGCGGTCCCGGTGAACTGATTGATGTCATTGTAACGGAGCGGGGCATCGCAATCAATCCTCTGCGGACAGATCTTCTGGAAATAGTAAAGAACAGCGGGTTGCCCCTGAAAAGCATTGAGGAACTGAAGGCAGAAGCGGAAGCCTTGTGCGGAGTACCTGAACCGGCTGAATTCGAAGATGAAGTGGTTGCTGCCGTTAAATGGGTGGACGGGACGGTGATTGATGTTATAAAAAAAATAAGGAGGAACCCTTAA
- the ybeY gene encoding rRNA maturation RNase YbeY, whose translation MHAGRRKEKRVHIYNESGLRLPLRHEEISGIILTLLKAYQLSSCDINIIFMADEPLRDMKKEYFDQDVFTDIISFTMECCEDYLEGELYISLPRIRENASRYHVSIRQECARILIHGYLHLMGYEDGNPEAREQMTILENRHLEECGYA comes from the coding sequence ATGCACGCCGGTCGACGCAAAGAAAAACGTGTTCACATCTACAATGAATCCGGTTTACGGCTTCCTCTTCGACATGAAGAAATTTCCGGAATCATTCTCACCCTGCTGAAAGCCTATCAGTTGTCTTCTTGTGATATCAACATCATATTTATGGCTGATGAACCGCTCAGAGATATGAAAAAAGAGTATTTTGATCAGGATGTCTTTACGGATATTATCAGTTTTACCATGGAATGTTGCGAAGATTATCTGGAAGGTGAGCTATATATTTCTCTGCCACGGATCCGGGAAAATGCGTCCCGGTACCATGTGAGTATCCGGCAGGAATGTGCCCGGATTCTGATTCACGGATATTTACACCTTATGGGATATGAAGACGGCAATCCCGAAGCCAGGGAACAGATGACCATACTGGAAAATCGTCATCTGGAGGAATGCGGCTATGCCTGA
- a CDS encoding HlyC/CorC family transporter, with translation MPDDLLLRSILFIILLFFSGLFSSSETAIFSVKRSKLEEKMRGGHPEAFRLLALLKFPRKLLIAILTGNTFVNIAMTVISASVARDIANYYQLSPILSVLVQVFAVTLLILIVGEILPKIIAVRNAIRHSLRMSSFLTVIYALLKPLTAVFYWITELFARMFHIQGEEFIEDSDELSALVNLSGESGAIREKERDMIQSLLKLSDTRVREIMIPRPDIHSIDINQSLPDIIREVRESKFSRLPVHGGDLDHIIGFIFLKDILHLTDKETGKAHIKSLLRPPLFVHENKSVAKMLREFQTKKTKLAIVVDEFGGTSGLVTLEDVVEEIVGEIQDEMDEENQLMIRQDGEREYIVDAALNLDELEEELGLSFPEERDYDTLGGFVMDKLGRVPKKQDQFVFQNVRYTVVLMQRRRIKEIRLEFLPKE, from the coding sequence ATGCCTGATGACCTGCTCTTACGGAGTATTTTGTTTATCATCCTTTTGTTTTTTTCCGGTCTTTTCTCCAGCAGTGAAACGGCCATATTTTCTGTTAAGCGTTCCAAACTGGAAGAAAAAATGCGAGGCGGCCATCCTGAAGCCTTCCGGCTTCTTGCCCTTCTAAAATTCCCCAGAAAACTCCTCATCGCCATTCTTACCGGTAATACTTTTGTCAATATTGCCATGACTGTTATTTCGGCTTCAGTCGCCAGGGATATTGCCAATTACTATCAACTGTCTCCCATTCTATCTGTCCTGGTTCAGGTGTTTGCCGTAACACTGCTTATTCTCATCGTAGGGGAAATTCTTCCCAAAATTATTGCTGTCCGCAATGCCATCAGGCACAGTTTGCGCATGTCTTCATTTTTAACGGTTATTTATGCGCTTCTAAAACCCCTGACAGCCGTTTTTTACTGGATCACGGAACTCTTTGCCCGGATGTTTCATATTCAGGGGGAAGAGTTCATTGAAGATTCTGATGAATTATCCGCTCTTGTCAACCTGAGCGGAGAATCCGGGGCAATCCGGGAAAAGGAACGGGATATGATCCAGTCCCTCCTGAAATTGTCCGACACCCGGGTCCGGGAAATTATGATCCCTAGGCCCGATATCCATTCCATCGATATCAACCAGTCCCTGCCCGATATTATCCGGGAGGTGCGTGAATCAAAATTTTCCAGGCTGCCTGTTCATGGCGGTGATCTGGATCATATTATCGGTTTTATTTTTCTTAAGGATATTCTTCACTTAACAGATAAGGAAACCGGGAAGGCACATATAAAAAGTTTGCTGAGACCTCCGCTCTTTGTCCATGAGAATAAAAGTGTTGCTAAAATGCTCAGGGAATTCCAAACCAAAAAGACCAAACTTGCCATTGTTGTAGACGAATTTGGGGGGACAAGCGGCCTGGTGACCCTGGAAGATGTCGTGGAAGAGATTGTAGGAGAAATTCAGGACGAAATGGATGAAGAAAACCAGCTGATGATCCGACAAGACGGCGAAAGGGAGTATATTGTCGATGCTGCCCTGAACCTGGATGAACTGGAAGAGGAATTGGGACTTTCCTTTCCTGAAGAGAGGGATTATGATACCCTGGGCGGATTTGTAATGGATAAGCTGGGGAGGGTTCCTAAAAAGCAGGATCAGTTTGTTTTTCAAAATGTGCGTTATACGGTTGTCCTGATGCAACGGCGTCGGATCAAGGAGATCCGTCTGGAATTTTTACCGAAAGAATAA
- a CDS encoding HpcH/HpaI aldolase/citrate lyase family protein produces the protein MSDFFSSGNAGPSARGDCFVTLTLKESGGITLDIRSKVRDLFGKSIRDLCLEMMEYYGIPDAHLSIEDQGALPFTLRARLEAVVRKAFPDSKPFNITDHSGAYSPSEKDCFRRSRLYLPGNSPKLMINAGLYAADGVILDLEDSVAPARKDEARILVRHALHELDFGKAERMVRINPFPAGIQDLEMLIPEKVNCVLIPKCERREDVIRTDLKIKEICSESGFEYPVYLMPILESARGILAAKEIAEACDTVVALAIGLEDLTADLGTRRTNQGNESYVARSLLVLAARAAGVQAIDSVFSDISDMDALMKTALESKKMGFDGMGCIHPRQIPVIHDAFAPSSSETEKAQAIVMAYEEAEKKGLGVISLGSKMIDAPVLKRAQKTIQLAETLNRIPKNWRETYGK, from the coding sequence TTGAGTGACTTTTTTTCATCGGGCAACGCAGGTCCTTCGGCCCGGGGGGACTGTTTCGTTACCCTGACATTGAAAGAATCCGGTGGAATCACCCTGGATATCCGGAGCAAAGTCAGGGATTTGTTCGGAAAATCCATACGTGATCTTTGTCTGGAGATGATGGAATATTACGGAATTCCTGACGCCCATCTATCCATTGAAGATCAGGGTGCCTTGCCGTTCACATTGAGGGCGCGTCTTGAAGCAGTTGTCCGCAAAGCCTTTCCAGACAGCAAGCCTTTCAATATAACGGATCATTCCGGCGCATACAGTCCCTCGGAAAAGGATTGTTTCCGGCGGTCCCGCCTGTATCTGCCGGGCAATAGTCCCAAACTGATGATCAATGCAGGACTCTATGCCGCCGATGGAGTCATACTGGATCTGGAGGATTCCGTCGCCCCTGCCCGGAAAGACGAAGCCCGGATTCTGGTCCGTCATGCCCTTCATGAACTCGATTTCGGCAAGGCGGAACGGATGGTTCGGATTAATCCCTTTCCTGCCGGAATTCAGGATCTGGAAATGCTGATTCCCGAAAAAGTGAATTGTGTGTTGATTCCAAAATGTGAAAGACGGGAAGATGTTATCCGGACCGATTTGAAAATTAAGGAAATTTGTTCCGAATCGGGTTTTGAATATCCTGTCTATCTCATGCCGATTTTGGAATCAGCCCGGGGTATTTTGGCAGCAAAAGAGATCGCCGAAGCGTGCGATACGGTTGTTGCTCTTGCTATCGGCCTGGAAGATCTGACGGCAGATCTGGGCACTCGGCGGACGAATCAGGGAAATGAAAGTTATGTAGCCCGTTCCTTGCTTGTTCTGGCTGCCCGGGCTGCAGGTGTTCAGGCGATTGATTCCGTTTTTTCCGATATATCGGACATGGATGCCCTCATGAAGACAGCCCTCGAATCAAAAAAAATGGGGTTTGACGGTATGGGATGTATCCATCCGCGGCAAATTCCCGTAATCCATGATGCCTTTGCCCCTTCATCTTCCGAAACGGAAAAGGCTCAGGCCATCGTGATGGCGTATGAAGAAGCTGAGAAAAAAGGACTGGGTGTTATAAGCCTGGGATCCAAAATGATCGATGCTCCTGTCCTCAAACGGGCACAGAAAACCATTCAATTGGCAGAAACTCTGAACCGGATACCGAAGAACTGGAGAGAGACTTATGGCAAATAA
- a CDS encoding CPBP family intramembrane metalloprotease, whose amino-acid sequence MDKDPNDLKISASLVWSPIGFYQQIFLWLFTAAIPAIVWLFYSINPLKYDSLYRWLSRVGGLFTLENLIPDLVLGLLAGAVLSFLFLFLEWLISRIKGESPIERLSRQDELIPQTPVQRRWAFAINLSASLVEEILFRAYLFMALISVWTHWLWAAILLSAIFAFVHTNIQQISATVWIFITSLILSYFIVTRQSLVMPWGIHLSVNLMNLFVFPKAAKVFFHEH is encoded by the coding sequence ATGGACAAGGACCCGAATGACCTTAAAATTTCTGCCTCATTGGTGTGGAGTCCCATTGGATTCTATCAGCAGATTTTTTTATGGCTCTTTACCGCTGCCATTCCGGCCATTGTCTGGCTTTTCTATTCCATAAATCCCCTTAAATACGATTCTTTATACCGGTGGTTATCCCGTGTTGGTGGATTATTTACCCTGGAGAATCTGATCCCTGATTTGGTCCTGGGTCTTTTGGCCGGAGCAGTTCTTTCCTTCCTTTTTCTTTTTCTGGAATGGCTTATCAGCCGTATTAAAGGTGAATCACCCATCGAGCGCCTGTCCCGGCAGGACGAACTCATCCCCCAAACCCCTGTCCAGCGCCGCTGGGCTTTTGCCATTAACCTGAGCGCCTCATTGGTGGAAGAGATTCTGTTCCGGGCTTACCTTTTTATGGCACTGATCTCCGTATGGACTCACTGGTTGTGGGCGGCAATACTCCTGTCCGCCATCTTTGCCTTCGTCCATACCAACATTCAGCAAATAAGTGCCACAGTATGGATATTTATTACAAGCCTGATTCTCTCATATTTTATCGTCACCCGCCAAAGTCTCGTCATGCCATGGGGTATACACCTGAGTGTGAACCTGATGAACCTCTTTGTTTTTCCCAAAGCTGCAAAAGTCTTTTTTCATGAGCATTAG
- a CDS encoding HD domain-containing protein, protein MDVKAMLPELNEIRDEALRQKVEAVWQEAADYRGWTRDLLMKIPFTLLAEGVTIPFIDHVRAVCHLCMAAEDVLKTIHQERRTPVNRDFLIAGALLADVGKLLEYEILNGKVIKSDYGRYLRHPFSGVGLAFKHGVPEAVMHVIATHSKEGAGEKRSPESIIFHHADFIDFELVKG, encoded by the coding sequence CTGGACGTCAAAGCTATGCTTCCCGAATTGAATGAAATCCGGGATGAAGCACTCAGGCAAAAAGTGGAAGCTGTATGGCAGGAAGCCGCGGATTATCGCGGATGGACCCGTGACCTTTTGATGAAAATTCCCTTTACCCTGCTGGCCGAAGGTGTCACCATACCCTTTATTGACCATGTAAGGGCTGTATGTCACCTGTGTATGGCGGCTGAAGATGTCCTGAAAACCATTCACCAGGAACGTCGGACGCCCGTAAACCGGGATTTTCTGATTGCCGGTGCTCTTCTGGCTGATGTGGGAAAATTGCTTGAATATGAAATCTTGAACGGTAAGGTGATTAAATCCGATTACGGCCGCTACCTTCGCCATCCCTTCAGCGGTGTTGGATTGGCCTTCAAACATGGAGTTCCCGAAGCAGTGATGCATGTCATCGCCACCCATTCAAAAGAAGGAGCCGGTGAAAAACGGTCTCCCGAATCCATTATTTTTCATCACGCCGATTTTATTGATTTCGAGTTGGTTAAAGGATAA